The genomic window TCTTTTCTTGAACTATTTCATGGAAGGACACTTGCCTTTAAGGATATGGCACTTTCCATTTTCCCTCACCTTTTAAAAGTGGCATCTGAAAAAACAGGAGTAAGGGAGGAGATTGTAATACTTACAGCAACATCGGGAGATACTGGAAAGGCTGCACTTGAGGCCTTTAAGGATGTTAAAGGGGTTAAAATTATTGTTTTCTACCCTAAGGAAGGGGTAAGCCAGGTTCAAAGGCTTCAGATGGTTACTCAAGAGGGTAAAAACACATATGTTGTAGCAATTGAGGGTAATTTTGATGATGCCCAAAGGGCAGTAAAAGAGGTATTTAACGATAGGGGGTTTAACAGGGTTTTAAAAGAAAAGGGATATATTTTCTCTTCTGCAAACTCAATTAACATAGGAAGACTCTTTCCACAGATTGTTTATTATTTCTATGCATATATTACTCTTATCAGAAATGGGAGTATACAAAAGGGAGAAGGAATAAATGCAGCTGTTCCAACTGGAAACTTTGGCAATATACTTGCTGCCTATTATGCAAAAAAGATGGGGCTGAAAATTAATAGGCTCATATGTGCATCAAACCAAAACAACGTACTCTATGATTTTATCAAAACCGGGGTTTATGATGTGAGAAGAAAGTTTTATACTACAGTATCTCCTTCTATGGACATACTTGTTTCTAGCAACCTTGAAAGATACTTATACGATATATGCGGGAACGATGAAGAGCTGGTATGCCGCTTGATGAATGAGCTAAAGAGTGGGAAATATGAACTTCCAGAAAAATATAAAGACGAATTAAAGCTGTTTTATGCAGGTTACGCATCGGATGAAGATACTAAAAAAGAAATAAGAACTGTGCTTAATGAACTTGACTATTTAATTGATCCGCACACTGCTGTAGCATATCATGTGTATAAAAACTATGAAGAGGAGACAAGGGATGATTCAAGAACTGTGATTGTTTCAACTGCAAGTCCCTACAAATTTGTAAAAACAGTTTATGAAGCATTAACCAACAATAATGAAGAAAAAGATGAACTAACCTTAGCTGATAATTTAGGAAAATTTACAGGATATGAAGTTCCAAAGGCTATCAGGGAGCTGAAAGAAAAAAATATTATTCATACGAGAACTTGTTCAAGAGATGGAGTATATAGAGCTATAGAGGATATTTTAAACTTAAAGGGGTAGGTTGATATGATAAAGGTCAGGGTTCCAGCAACAACAGCTAATATTGGTCCGGGGTTTGACTGCCTTGGCATTGCGTTAAACTTATATTGCTATTTGGAGTTTGAAGAAATAGAAGAAGGTCTTTTAATTGAGGAATGTGAAGATGAATATTGCGATGAAAATAATCTAATATATCAGTCGATGAAGAAGGTTTTTGGAATGGTAAATTACAAACCAAAGGGAATAAGGATTAGGATAAAGAGTGATATCCCAATTTCAAGGGGGCTAGGAAGCAGTGCAGCCTGTATAGTTGGAGGATTGGTTGGAGCAAATGAAATTTCAGGAGGAAGACTTACTAAGAAGGAGCTTTTGGACATAGCAAATACTATAGAAGGCCACCCTGACAATGTAACTCCTGCTATGTTTGGGGGGATGACTGCCTCAGTATGTGAAAATAGCAAAGTTTATTTTACTAATATGAAGGTTTCGGACAAGTTTCATTTTTATGCACTTATTCCTGATTTTGAGGTCTCAACGGAAAAAGCACGTTCTGTTTTGCCTAAAACAATTAATTATAAAGATGCTGTGTATAACATAGGAAGGGTTTCTCTGCTAATTAATGCACTCATGAATGGAGATGAAAATCTTCTAAAAATATCATGCAAAGACAAGCTACATGAGGATTACAGAAAAAATCTTATTAATGATTATGACTACATCAAGTCAAGAAGCGAAGAGCTCGGCAGTCTTGCTGTATTTATAAGCGGTTCGGGTTCAACTATAATGGCAGTTACAGGCAGGGATAACAACGAACTTGAAAAAGACATGAGCAGCCTTTTAAAGAGCCTTAAGGATAATTGGAGTATAAAAAAGTTAAAGGTTGATTATGAAGGGGTGGTGATATTATAATTTTTGAACGCCATGAATATATTTATTAATAACCTAATAACTGCGGGGAGGGGTAAAAATGTTTAAAAATGCTATTGTTAAGAAGCCAGGGGAATCAATGATTTATGGCATTACAACTGCAAATCTTGGACAACCTGTCTATGAACTTGCTATAAAGCAGCATAAAAACTATGTTGATACATTAAAAAAGTGTGGGCTAGAGGTTGAAGTTCTTGAGGCGGATGAAAACTATCCAGATTCTTGTTTTATTGAAGATGTGGCTCTTTTGACAAAAAGATGTGCAATTATAACTAATCCAGGTGCAGAGAGCAGAAAGGGAGAAATTAAATCAATTCCAGATGTTTTGAAAAAGTATTACGAAAACATTGAGTATATCAAATCACCAGGGACAATTGAAGCAGGGGATATAATGATGGTTGGCGATACATTCTACATAGGACTTTCAAATAGAACGAATCTTGATGGTGCTAACCAGATGAAAGAAATATTGAGAAAATACGGATATGATGCAGTATTTGTTCCTTTAAAGGAAGTCCTACATCTTAAAACAGGG from Caloramator mitchellensis includes these protein-coding regions:
- the thrC gene encoding threonine synthase, producing MKFKSTRSNILVEPSEALVKGIADDGGLFVPMEFPEVDLEEILKMNYKQLAFYILKKYFTDFFDEELLHCINNAYDDKFDSPLIAPLVEKGKVSFLELFHGRTLAFKDMALSIFPHLLKVASEKTGVREEIVILTATSGDTGKAALEAFKDVKGVKIIVFYPKEGVSQVQRLQMVTQEGKNTYVVAIEGNFDDAQRAVKEVFNDRGFNRVLKEKGYIFSSANSINIGRLFPQIVYYFYAYITLIRNGSIQKGEGINAAVPTGNFGNILAAYYAKKMGLKINRLICASNQNNVLYDFIKTGVYDVRRKFYTTVSPSMDILVSSNLERYLYDICGNDEELVCRLMNELKSGKYELPEKYKDELKLFYAGYASDEDTKKEIRTVLNELDYLIDPHTAVAYHVYKNYEEETRDDSRTVIVSTASPYKFVKTVYEALTNNNEEKDELTLADNLGKFTGYEVPKAIRELKEKNIIHTRTCSRDGVYRAIEDILNLKG
- the thrB gene encoding homoserine kinase; translation: MIKVRVPATTANIGPGFDCLGIALNLYCYLEFEEIEEGLLIEECEDEYCDENNLIYQSMKKVFGMVNYKPKGIRIRIKSDIPISRGLGSSAACIVGGLVGANEISGGRLTKKELLDIANTIEGHPDNVTPAMFGGMTASVCENSKVYFTNMKVSDKFHFYALIPDFEVSTEKARSVLPKTINYKDAVYNIGRVSLLINALMNGDENLLKISCKDKLHEDYRKNLINDYDYIKSRSEELGSLAVFISGSGSTIMAVTGRDNNELEKDMSSLLKSLKDNWSIKKLKVDYEGVVIL
- a CDS encoding dimethylarginine dimethylaminohydrolase family protein, whose translation is MFKNAIVKKPGESMIYGITTANLGQPVYELAIKQHKNYVDTLKKCGLEVEVLEADENYPDSCFIEDVALLTKRCAIITNPGAESRKGEIKSIPDVLKKYYENIEYIKSPGTIEAGDIMMVGDTFYIGLSNRTNLDGANQMKEILRKYGYDAVFVPLKEVLHLKTGVSYLENNNLLVSGEFIESPLFEGFNKIIVPQDEAYAANCIWVNGHVLVPEGFSKTKEVIENLGYIVEVVDVSEFRKLDGGLSCLSLRF